A DNA window from Amphiprion ocellaris isolate individual 3 ecotype Okinawa chromosome 8, ASM2253959v1, whole genome shotgun sequence contains the following coding sequences:
- the iqsec2b gene encoding IQ motif and SEC7 domain-containing protein 1 isoform X4 has translation MTSRKRWLVPHRSKLYIVEGESQCPETGTHKDSSFSQAPYLRGSERYSDSSSAPSGSRGPSCVAASSSSLAWALRTRHQPASLALRKQEEEENKRCKALSDSYELSTDLQDKKVEMLERKYGGSFVSRRAARTIQTAFRQYRMNKNFERLRSSASESRMTRRIILSNMRLQYSFDERQPQQQAQTQTNFTHSVAIGPPHSPDPDRTGDYTHLEDSFSKQVKSLADSIDDALTCRAGRDDSQEGSREGGGISEDFGECVWSSSSNPSSQRGLGERGRGAGGGLSMHGDSTATSYSDVTLYMDDGMPSSPLSLDRAPSSTDTEYWGPGGGVGGREDSRDTEGGGSSNSRRSTPCTECRDYRLRGAHLPLLTIEPPSDSSVDMSDRSDRGSLSRQLVYEQEPGVGAGSPQGTLKHSPNTGTHTSSTAAAQGQTRAPGRPIPTHIPHQVAAHHHHHHHPIHHHQYPDTPSSSSSPQQPPTTPLSSSSSTALPPGGLEQPCCSDGDNDSLNSTTNSNETVNCSSGSSSQDSLREPLPPLGKQTYQRESRHSWDSPPFNSDVVQRRQYRIGLNLFNKKPEKGIQYLIERGFVSDTPVGIARFILERKGLSRQMIGEFLGNRQKQFNKDVLDCVVDEMDFSGMDLDDALRKFQAQIKVQGEAQKVERLIEAFSQRYCVCNPTLVRQFQNPDTIFILAFAIILLNTDMYSPNVKAERKMKLEDFIKNLRGVDNGQDIPRDLLVGIYQRIQKWELRTNDDHVSQVQAVERVIVGKKPVLSLPHRRLVCCCQLYEVPDPNRPQRTGVHQREVFLFNDLLVVTKIFQKKKTSVTYSFRQSFPLVEMQVHMFQNSYYPHGIRLTSAVLGGERKVLIVFMAPSQQDRTRFVSDLRESIAEVQEMEKYRVESELEKQKGVMRPSLLTGGVVGGGIGVKSDVVNGTIGRTSFDDNCSVGEGLKRTALSSSLRDLSETGKRGRRNSVGSLDSTMEVSLYGSIISSPQPHQRYPMPGVLPGCYGTEDFRPHRPILSPGTGVGGGPGQQHTTAGTGVGGVSSSVERAGSGSGPVGSSTNNSGSFLGSLFGSKRAKPPGPLIPPGPPYPAPVPPPTTGGPPPHSPSSLCQLEGGASKIQALHAQYCHAGTVQPPPPYYHHHRYHVQTVPPPLQGVPPLTMQRGPLPCRPPLGLPHAPHPQLAHLSQLSQHGLPGRYANMVVGCPPPLSPLSQHSQNPQFALYHAQPLHSLRGGGGGPGTKPPLTLSHSHPHPHAHSQTHPGHVHTPHPGSHPTHQTHFIFGTLPHNMPSASVNAHHAASAGQYLPQYPPLSSIPPPPPHSPLPPPSSPLTPLTPLSPHPPQHPGQPQQGPQVTGAGATGTGGSSKSKPINRISTVV, from the exons ATGACTTCCAGGAAGAGATGGTTAGTTCCACACCGCTCTAAACTCTACAT TGTGGAAGGGGAATCCCAGTGTCCAGAGACGGGCACCCACAAAGACAGCTCTTTCAGCCAGGCGCCTTACCTTCGTGGCTCTGAACGTTACAGTGACAGCAGCAGCGCTCCCTCCGGTTCCAGGGGCCCTTCATGCGTGGCAGCCAGCTCAAGCAGTTTGGCCTGGGCACTGCGAACACGCCACCAACCTGCGAGTCTGGCCCTCCGCAagcaagaggaagaggagaacaaGAGATGCAAAGCCCTTTCAGACAGTTATGAACTCTCAACAGATCTGCAGGATAAGAAG gtGGAAATGTTGGAGAGAAAGTACGGAGGCTCCTTTGTAAGTCGTAGGGCAGCAAGGACCATTCAGACGGCCTTCAGACAGTATCGCATGAACAAGAACTTTGAGCGCCTCAGAAGCTCCGCTTCAGAGAGTCGCATGACACGCCGCATCATCCTGTCCAACATGAGACTTCAGTATTCTTTTGATGAGCGACAGCCTCAGCAGCAGGCCCAGACACAGACCAACTTCACCCACAGCGTGGCCATAGGGCCTCCTCACTCACCTGACCCAGACCGCACAGGAGACTACACCCACCTGGAGGACTCCTTCTCCAAACAG GTCAAGTCCTTGGCTGACTCCATAGATGATGCCCTTACCTGCCGCGCAGGTCGCGATGACTCCCAGGAGGGCAGCAGGGAAGGTGGCGGGATTAGTGAAGACTTtggagagtgtgtgtggagcagcagcagcaaccccTCCTCCCAGAGAGGTCTGGGAGAAAGAGGCAGGGGTGCAGGAGGAGGACTCAGTATGCACGGTGACAGTACGGCCACCTCCTACAGTGATGTCACCCTTTACATGGATGATGGCATGCCATCCTCCCCGCTGTCCCTTGACCGGGCACCCAGCAGCACAGATACAGAGTACTGGGGCCCCGGCGGTGGTGTTGGAGGTCGTGAGGACAGCAGGGACACCGAGGGAGGCGGCAGCAGTAACAGTCGGCGCAGCACCCCATGTACGGAGTGCAGGGACTATCGTCTCAGGGGCGCACATCTGCCTCTCCTCACTATTGAGCCGCCCAGCGACAGCTCAGTGGACATGAGTGACCGATCCGACCGCGGCTCTCTGAGCAGGCAGCTGGTCTATGAGCAGGAGCCTGGTGTAGGTGCAGGCTCCCCTCAGGGAACCCTCAAACACTCCCCCAACACCGGGACCCACACCTCCTCCACAGCAGCTGCCCAGGGTCAGACCCGGGCCCCTGGTAGACCCATACCTACACATATCCCCCACCAGGTGGCAgctcaccaccatcaccaccaccaccccatcCACCACCATCAGTACCCAGACacaccttcatcctcctcctccccacagCAGCCTCCCACCacccctctgtcctcctcctcctctacagcTCTGCCTCCCGGTGGTCTGGAGCAGCCGTGCTGCTCCGACGGAGACAACGATTCACTCAACTCCACCACCAACTCCAACGAGACGGTCAACTGCAGCTCAGGCTCCTCATCTCAGGACAGCCTGCGGGAACCTCTGCCTCCTCTGGGCAAGCAGACCTACCAGAGAGAGAGCCGCCATAGCTGGGACTCTCCACCTTTTAACAGCGATGTCGTGCAGAGACGCCAGTATCGCATTGGTCTCAATCTCTTCAACAA GAAGCCAGAGAAAGGGATCCAGTACCTGATAGAGAGAGGTTTTGTATCAGACACTCCTGTCGGGATTGCTCGCTTCATCCTGGAGAGAAAGGGCCTCAGCAGGCAGATGATTGGAGAGTTTCTGGGAAACCGACAGAAACAATTCAACAAAGATGTTTTAGA CTGTGTAGTGGATGAGATGGACTTCTCAGGGATGGACCTGGATGATGCTCTTAGGAAGTTCCAGGCTCAGATTAAAGTTCAAGGAGAAGCCCAAAAAGTGGAGAGGCTTATAGAAGCATTCAG TCAGAGATATTGTGTGTGCAATCCGACCCTGGTTCGGCAGTTCCAGAACCCCGACACCATCTTCATCTTGGCCTTCGCCATTATCCTCCTCAACACAGATATGTACAGTCCCAACGTGAAAGCTGAGAGGAAGATGAAACTGGAGGATTTCATCAAGAATTTGAGAG GTGTAGACAACGGTCAGGACATACCCAGGGATCTGCTGGTTGGTATCTACCAGCGAATACAGAAGTGGGAGCTACGGACCAACGATGACCATGTGTCCCAAGTGCAGGCAGTTGAGAGAGTCATTGTGGGCAAGAAGCCT GTGCTGTCCCTTCCCCATCGTAGACTGGTGTGTTGCTGCCAGCTCTATGAGGTGCCAGACCCCAACAGACCTCAGAGGACAGGAGTGCACCAACGGGAGGTTTTCCTCTTCAATGACCTGCTGGTG GTGACCAAAATCTTCCAAAAGAAGAAAACCTCAGTGACTTATAGTTTTAGACAATCTTTCCCTTTGGTTGAGATGCAAGTGCACATGTTCCAGAACTCAT ACTATCCTCATGGCATCCGCCTGACCTCAGCAGTCCTGGGTGGGGAGAGGAAAGTTCTTATCGTCTTTATGGCACCCAGTCAGCAAGACCGCACCCGCTTTGTTAGCGACCTCAGGGAGAGTATTGCTGAAGTGCAAGAGATGGAGAAATACAGAGTTGAGT CGGAGTTGGAGAAACAGAAAGGTGTGATGCGACCCAGCTTGTTAACCGGAGGTGTGGTTGGAGGTGGCATAGGTGTGAAGAGTGATGTTGTGAACGGGACCATAGGAAGGACAAGTTTTGATGACAACTGCTCAGTGGGTGAAGGTCTAAAACGCACAGCACTCAGCTCATCTCTCAGGGACCTATCGGAGACAG GGAAACGTGGTCGCAGGAACAGTGTTGGTTCTCTGGACAGTACCATGGAAGTAAGTCTCTAT GGCTCCATCATTAGCAGCCCACAGCCTCACCAGCGCTACCCGATGCCAGGTGTGCTTCCTGGCTGCTACGGAACAGAAGACTTCCGGCCTCACCGCCCCATCCTGAGCCCCGGAacgggggtggggggtgggccGGGGCAGCAACATACCACTGCTGGGACAGGAGTTGGGGGAGTCTCCAGCAGTGTAGAGAGAGCAGGTTCGGGGAGCGGCCCTGTGGGGAGCAGCACCAACAACAGCGGCTCCTTCCTGGGCTCCCTATTCGGCAGCAAACGCGCCAAACCACCAGGGCCCCTTATTCCACCGGGGCCACCATACCCCGCACCTGTCCCCCCACCGACTACGGGAGGGCCCCCACCTCACTCCCCTTCATCTCTTTGCCAGTTGGAGGGGGGTGCTTCCAAGATCCAGGCCCTACACGCACAGTACTGTCACGCGGGCACCGTGCAGCCCCCGCCACCTTACTACCATCACCATCGCTACCACGTCCAAACTGTCCCTCCTCCTTTGCAAGGTGTGCCCCCTCTTACTATGCAGAGAGGCCCACTACCCTGTCGACCTCCGCTTGGCCTGCCGCACGCCCCGCACCCGCAGCTGGCCCATCTCTCCCAGCTTTCCCAGCATGGGCTTCCGGGTCGCTACGCCAACATGGTGGTGGGATGTCCCCCCCCCCTTTCTCCTCTCTCCCAACATTCCCAGAACCCGCAGTTCGCCCTCTACCACGCGCAACCCTTACACTCTCTCAGAGGGGGGGGCGGCGGCCCTGGTACCAAGCCCCCACTCACCTTGTCACActcccacccccacccccacgcACACTCCCAAACCCACCCCGGACACGTGCACACACCACACCCGGGAAGCCACCCCACCCACCAAACACACTTCATATTCGGCACTCTGCCCCACAACATGCCGTCCGCGTCCGTCAATGCGCATCACGCAGCCTCCGCCGGCCAGTATCTGCCCCAGtaccctcctctctcttccatCCCCCCTCCCCCACCACACTCCCCTTTACCCCCCCCTTCGTCCCCCCTTACCCCTCTTACACCTCTCTCCCCTCACCCCCCCCAGCACCCCGGGCAGCCTCAGCAGGGGCCGCAGGTGACGGGGGCTGGAGCGACAGGTACAGGGGGCAGCTCCAAATCCAAACCTATCAACCGGATAAGTACCGTGGTGTGA